The following proteins are co-located in the Mycolicibacterium goodii genome:
- the dhaK gene encoding dihydroxyacetone kinase subunit DhaK, with translation MKKLINDPADVIADALRGMAFAHPELRIDHTNRIIYRGDAPVAGKVGLISGGGSGHEPLHGGFVGAGMLDAACAGEVFTSPVPDQMLEATKNVDSGAGVVHIVKNYTGDVMNFEMAAELAAAEGITVESVIVDDDVAVRDSTFTAGRRGVGATVLVEKIAGAAADQGRSVTEVADVARRVNASARSMGVALTSCTVPAVGHPTFDLPDDEIEIGIGIHGEPGRDRVPLQPAGAVAELMAEPILSDFDFTGGDGVILFVNSMGATPLIELYVMYAEFAAILDKAGIRVARSLVGPYITSLDMAGCSVTVLKADDDLLNLWDHPVNTPALRRGC, from the coding sequence ATGAAAAAGCTCATCAACGATCCCGCCGACGTGATCGCGGATGCCTTGCGCGGCATGGCGTTCGCCCATCCGGAACTGCGCATCGACCACACCAACCGGATCATCTACCGCGGTGACGCGCCGGTCGCGGGCAAGGTCGGGCTGATCTCGGGAGGCGGCTCGGGACACGAACCGCTGCACGGCGGATTCGTGGGCGCGGGCATGCTCGACGCGGCCTGCGCGGGTGAGGTGTTCACGTCCCCGGTACCGGACCAGATGCTGGAGGCCACCAAGAACGTCGACAGCGGCGCCGGGGTGGTGCACATCGTGAAGAACTACACCGGTGACGTGATGAACTTCGAAATGGCCGCGGAACTGGCTGCTGCGGAAGGCATCACCGTCGAATCGGTGATCGTCGACGACGACGTCGCGGTGCGGGACAGCACGTTCACCGCGGGGCGTCGCGGTGTCGGCGCCACGGTGCTCGTGGAGAAGATCGCCGGTGCCGCAGCCGATCAGGGCCGTTCGGTGACCGAGGTCGCCGACGTGGCACGCCGGGTGAACGCCTCGGCCCGCAGCATGGGCGTCGCCCTGACCTCCTGCACGGTGCCCGCCGTGGGCCACCCCACCTTCGATCTGCCCGACGACGAGATCGAGATCGGTATCGGTATCCACGGCGAACCCGGCCGCGACCGGGTCCCGTTGCAACCGGCCGGGGCCGTCGCCGAACTCATGGCCGAACCGATCCTGTCCGATTTCGACTTCACCGGTGGCGACGGGGTGATCCTGTTCGTCAACAGCATGGGCGCCACACCGCTGATCGAGTTGTACGTCATGTACGCCGAGTTCGCCGCGATCCTCGACAAGGCGGGCATCCGCGTCGCACGCTCGCTCGTCGGGCCCTACATCACCAGCCTCGACATGGCGGGCTGCTCGGTCACCGTCTTGAAGGCCGACGACGATCTGCTGAACCTGTGGGACCACCCGGTCAACACCCCGGCCCTGCGGAGGGGATGCTGA